Proteins encoded together in one Stigmatella aurantiaca window:
- a CDS encoding type VI secretion system Vgr family protein, with the protein MSQTRMPAFSFNVGFHEAESLSVSHISGREGLSRLYEFQVGFHPLGDEPLDAQVLLGAEALLTVLLPEGKTRHVHGRVRAVDTLGQQGGRWRYQAWVVPKAWWLTRVQRSRIFQGKTVPQLVKAVLEEGGVEVKLSLSGSYEAREYCTQYRETDFAFVSRLMEWEGLFYFFQHTEDGHVLVVGDKPNVHEALPGGVQLPLRENDGRAEDGEYLSSLQRVHRLRPGKVHLKDYNFEKPALDVSGKVQDTFNGQDALEVYDYPGEYVAPAVGKGAAKVRLEEAVQAARTLEGEGVCPRLTPGYRFEVEDDGAHAGEYVVVEVVHSGQQPETPGSREALGSLYRNSFKCMPVKVPFRPRRTTPLPHIPGLQTATVVGPGGEEIHTDEHGRIKVQFHWDRESQQDDKASCWVRVGQTWGGPAWGALYLPRIGQEVVVRFLEGNPDRPLIAGAVYNGGNPTPYTLPDEKTKSTLKSASSLGSDGFNEFRIEDAAREEEIFVHGQKDEDLLTENDKDQQVGGYEDLLVKKDRKRTVEGHQRLQVKKEDVSVVEGNQTLLVQKDRETTTQGGHDESVESNQSMTVGGNLTVDVSQASMENVAAAKATTIGGAYAVSVALAMNEAVGGAKTLEIGAAHFENVVGSRQETVAGKSDKRVGADWKTEVKGGVTLTVGKDVKEEVKGVFQLSVKEGIGLLAKEFSVKSDKFSIIVNGNLALQLEKSGNVKILAKTLTIDGKDVKVKGGKVKLEAAGSAKGEFISLKELGKMPPAEAGSIKFQMKSRSGESLAGREYELKLPDGSVRKGKLDDKGSAQVENLPVGECLLSFPKPQG; encoded by the coding sequence ATGAGCCAGACCCGAATGCCTGCTTTCTCCTTCAACGTGGGGTTTCACGAGGCGGAGAGTCTGTCAGTCAGTCACATCTCGGGGCGAGAGGGGCTCAGCCGCCTCTACGAGTTCCAGGTGGGCTTCCATCCACTGGGGGACGAGCCACTGGACGCGCAGGTGTTGTTGGGAGCCGAGGCGCTCCTGACGGTGCTGCTGCCCGAGGGCAAGACGCGTCATGTGCACGGACGGGTGCGCGCAGTGGACACGCTGGGCCAGCAGGGGGGGCGTTGGCGGTACCAGGCCTGGGTGGTGCCCAAGGCCTGGTGGCTCACGCGGGTGCAGCGCAGCCGCATCTTTCAGGGCAAGACGGTGCCGCAGCTCGTGAAGGCGGTGCTGGAAGAGGGGGGCGTGGAGGTGAAGCTGTCGCTGAGCGGCAGCTACGAGGCACGCGAATACTGCACGCAGTACCGGGAGACGGACTTCGCCTTCGTGAGCCGGTTGATGGAGTGGGAGGGCCTCTTCTACTTCTTCCAGCACACGGAGGACGGGCATGTGCTGGTGGTGGGCGACAAGCCCAACGTGCACGAAGCGCTGCCGGGCGGAGTGCAACTGCCGCTGCGGGAGAACGACGGACGAGCCGAGGACGGGGAATACCTCTCGTCACTCCAGAGGGTGCACCGGTTACGTCCCGGAAAGGTGCACCTCAAGGACTACAACTTCGAGAAGCCCGCGCTGGACGTTTCGGGGAAGGTGCAGGACACCTTCAATGGCCAGGATGCGCTGGAGGTGTACGACTACCCGGGCGAGTACGTGGCACCAGCAGTGGGAAAAGGCGCGGCGAAGGTGCGCCTGGAAGAGGCAGTGCAGGCGGCGCGCACCTTGGAGGGGGAAGGGGTGTGCCCGCGCCTCACTCCGGGCTATCGCTTCGAGGTGGAGGACGACGGCGCACACGCGGGAGAATACGTGGTGGTGGAAGTGGTGCACTCGGGCCAGCAGCCGGAGACACCGGGGAGCCGCGAGGCACTGGGCAGCCTGTACCGCAATAGCTTCAAGTGCATGCCGGTCAAGGTGCCGTTCCGGCCGAGGCGCACCACGCCGCTGCCGCATATCCCTGGGTTGCAGACGGCGACGGTGGTGGGGCCGGGGGGCGAGGAGATCCACACGGACGAGCACGGACGCATCAAGGTGCAATTCCACTGGGACCGGGAGAGCCAGCAGGACGACAAGGCCTCGTGCTGGGTGCGCGTGGGACAGACGTGGGGCGGCCCGGCATGGGGCGCGCTGTACTTGCCACGCATAGGCCAGGAGGTGGTGGTGCGCTTCCTGGAGGGCAACCCGGACAGGCCGCTGATCGCTGGCGCTGTGTACAACGGGGGCAACCCGACGCCGTACACCCTGCCGGACGAGAAGACGAAGTCCACGCTCAAGAGTGCCTCCAGCCTGGGCAGCGACGGCTTCAACGAGTTCCGTATCGAGGACGCAGCCAGAGAGGAGGAAATTTTTGTCCATGGGCAGAAGGACGAGGACCTCCTCACCGAAAACGACAAAGACCAGCAGGTGGGTGGCTATGAGGATCTGCTGGTGAAGAAGGACCGCAAGCGCACGGTAGAGGGCCACCAGCGACTGCAGGTCAAAAAGGAAGATGTGAGCGTGGTTGAGGGCAATCAGACCTTGCTGGTGCAGAAGGACCGCGAGACCACCACGCAGGGTGGCCATGACGAGAGCGTGGAGAGCAACCAATCCATGACGGTAGGTGGCAACCTCACGGTGGATGTCTCCCAGGCCTCCATGGAGAATGTCGCTGCCGCCAAGGCCACCACTATTGGTGGGGCCTATGCGGTGTCCGTCGCGCTTGCCATGAACGAGGCCGTGGGCGGGGCCAAGACACTGGAGATTGGAGCCGCCCACTTCGAGAACGTAGTCGGCTCTCGCCAGGAGACCGTGGCCGGGAAGTCGGACAAGAGGGTGGGCGCGGACTGGAAAACAGAGGTCAAGGGCGGGGTGACCCTCACCGTGGGCAAGGATGTGAAAGAGGAGGTGAAGGGCGTCTTCCAGCTCAGCGTGAAGGAGGGGATTGGCTTGCTGGCGAAGGAGTTCTCGGTCAAGTCCGATAAGTTCTCCATCATCGTCAACGGCAACCTGGCCCTGCAGTTGGAGAAGTCCGGCAACGTGAAGATCCTCGCCAAGACGCTCACGATTGATGGCAAGGACGTGAAGGTGAAGGGCGGCAAGGTAAAGCTGGAGGCTGCGGGCTCAGCGAAGGGGGAGTTCATCTCCCTCAAGGAACTCGGCAAGATGCCCCCGGCAGAGGCCGGTAGCATAAAGTTCCAGATGAAGAGCCGGAGCGGCGAGTCCCTGGCCGGACGCGAGTACGAGCTCAAGCTTCCCGATGGCAGCGTTCGCAAGGGGAAGCTCGATGACAAGGGGAGCGCGCAGGTCGAGAACCTCCCAGTGGGTGAGTGCTTACTTTCATTCCCCAAACCCCAAGGCTGA
- a CDS encoding peptidoglycan-binding domain-containing protein, whose protein sequence is MSTKHKVKQGDWLAKIARQHGFTRGQEIWDHPDNAALRQKRRNPYCLQSGDEVVIPETPGLKVSVGSSYLLQGGDPPDRFQLGLRRGNMPLGRRRYELKFGDTVYTGFLSFSGMMDHPLLPNASEGALKVWTSEEPELVCEWKLQLGFLDPLEEISGVQGRLLNLGYYSGPINNELTEDTRVAVANFQTAWALPPTGELDDETIAILEDRHDQNGGTELILPPSALDDDGNEPPASDTAEHAQAQQGGGAQSTGASNGGAQQNNLPQRSGTPDQIHRYGCLQLRRGDRDDQHRWGGAVQTVVEGNNGTPAPVAAGGSRAGNALTAPAHVLRLQRDLRELGFLISGTPDGVFALSTEWAVREFQIYSKMEIVAKENTAIAGTTPDYVARLAQVRATQRYTGPIHGVVDDSTERCIRHWLTYRLRCPVVVRAMRMENGNPTTVIQDNLWRHNDIPQEGVSIFVRDFSRYYTMSAGRNADALHALGKYEAWGSFGGPVSEPTAHTWATSEMLPSNLVGVATFQAMTASQQSTYKVVRACAEQECYGFFDSLNAYDNAFISLGPCHWTLGIVNGQVEPSEGELCGFLAYLRASNAQAFRQAIEFFGMRIAEDWNSGTGNGATLFNNVLKNYTGWPAQQRFFTAAWERMERTEAAGNYFKTYHWFYRLQMAGRTIAGFQRAMWNATRIRLRDIRDTPWGRGVANVGSGNRARPPTISDVVTSERGMALLLRWHIFRPSHITARISAGDRLRNAFIAARAANPTLNWTLAPNLWGDQHEEALVAAIQTEGATVNETINAMAAWPNWMGPRALNPRGYTLVLPAGTNLRVTRNSFQFDAP, encoded by the coding sequence ATGAGTACAAAGCACAAGGTCAAGCAGGGAGACTGGCTCGCGAAGATTGCCCGCCAGCATGGGTTTACTCGCGGGCAGGAGATCTGGGACCACCCTGACAACGCCGCCTTACGGCAGAAGCGCCGGAATCCATATTGCCTCCAGTCTGGAGATGAAGTGGTCATACCGGAGACGCCAGGACTGAAGGTCTCCGTCGGCTCCAGCTATCTCCTCCAGGGAGGGGACCCCCCGGACCGGTTCCAACTTGGACTGCGCCGAGGGAACATGCCACTGGGACGGCGCCGCTACGAACTCAAGTTTGGCGACACTGTCTACACAGGGTTCCTGTCGTTCAGCGGCATGATGGATCACCCACTGCTGCCCAACGCGTCTGAGGGCGCCCTTAAGGTCTGGACCTCCGAGGAGCCTGAACTCGTCTGCGAGTGGAAGTTGCAGCTCGGCTTCTTGGATCCGCTGGAGGAAATCAGCGGCGTTCAGGGCCGCTTGTTGAACCTGGGGTACTACAGCGGCCCTATCAATAACGAGCTGACGGAGGACACCCGCGTCGCGGTGGCCAACTTCCAGACTGCCTGGGCGCTGCCGCCCACTGGCGAGCTGGATGACGAGACCATCGCCATCCTTGAGGACCGCCATGACCAGAACGGCGGAACGGAGCTCATCCTTCCTCCCTCGGCCCTGGATGATGACGGCAATGAGCCTCCAGCCAGCGATACAGCAGAGCACGCCCAGGCACAGCAAGGTGGCGGAGCGCAGAGCACAGGGGCGAGCAATGGCGGTGCGCAGCAAAACAATTTGCCTCAGCGTAGTGGGACTCCGGATCAGATACATCGCTACGGCTGCCTCCAACTGCGACGCGGAGACCGGGATGATCAGCATCGCTGGGGTGGCGCGGTTCAGACTGTGGTGGAGGGAAACAACGGGACACCGGCCCCGGTCGCGGCGGGCGGGAGCAGGGCTGGCAATGCCCTGACGGCACCGGCCCATGTGCTGCGGCTTCAACGCGACCTGCGGGAACTGGGCTTCCTTATCAGCGGCACCCCGGATGGCGTCTTTGCGCTCTCTACGGAGTGGGCCGTCCGCGAGTTCCAGATCTATTCGAAGATGGAGATCGTCGCGAAGGAGAACACGGCTATTGCTGGGACGACTCCGGACTATGTGGCACGGCTGGCCCAGGTGCGGGCCACCCAACGATATACGGGTCCGATCCACGGGGTGGTGGACGACAGCACCGAGCGGTGTATCCGGCATTGGCTTACCTACCGATTGCGCTGCCCCGTCGTAGTCCGGGCAATGCGCATGGAGAACGGCAACCCCACCACCGTCATCCAGGACAATCTCTGGCGTCACAACGACATCCCCCAAGAGGGGGTGAGTATCTTCGTCCGTGACTTCTCTCGGTATTACACGATGTCGGCAGGCAGGAACGCGGACGCGCTTCATGCTCTGGGCAAATACGAGGCTTGGGGTTCCTTTGGTGGACCCGTGAGCGAGCCGACCGCGCACACCTGGGCCACTTCGGAGATGCTCCCCTCGAACCTGGTGGGCGTAGCCACCTTTCAGGCCATGACGGCCTCCCAGCAGTCCACGTACAAGGTGGTACGCGCCTGCGCGGAGCAGGAGTGTTATGGCTTCTTCGACTCCCTCAACGCTTACGACAACGCGTTCATCTCCCTTGGGCCATGCCACTGGACTCTAGGCATCGTGAATGGCCAAGTCGAGCCTTCTGAAGGCGAACTGTGTGGCTTCCTCGCCTACCTGCGCGCCAGCAACGCGCAGGCGTTCCGACAGGCCATCGAGTTCTTCGGCATGCGCATCGCCGAGGACTGGAACTCGGGCACCGGCAACGGAGCTACGCTCTTCAACAACGTACTCAAGAATTACACGGGCTGGCCAGCGCAGCAGCGCTTCTTCACTGCCGCCTGGGAGCGCATGGAGCGGACCGAGGCTGCGGGCAACTATTTCAAGACGTATCACTGGTTCTACCGACTGCAGATGGCGGGGCGGACCATCGCAGGCTTCCAGCGGGCCATGTGGAACGCGACCCGTATCCGCCTGCGTGACATCCGCGATACACCCTGGGGCAGGGGGGTGGCCAACGTGGGTAGCGGCAACCGAGCGCGCCCTCCAACCATTTCCGACGTGGTGACGTCCGAGCGGGGAATGGCTCTGCTGTTACGCTGGCACATCTTCCGTCCGAGCCACATCACCGCGCGAATCTCGGCCGGGGATCGGCTTCGAAACGCTTTCATCGCCGCGCGCGCAGCAAACCCCACCCTCAATTGGACTCTAGCACCCAACCTCTGGGGCGATCAGCATGAGGAGGCACTGGTCGCTGCAATCCAGACCGAAGGCGCCACCGTCAACGAAACGATAAACGCGATGGCCGCTTGGCCGAACTGGATGGGGCCCCGCGCGTTGAACCCGCGCGGCTATACGCTGGTGCTGCCTGCGGGCACCAACCTACGGGTGACGCGCAACTCTTTCCAATTCGATGCTCCTTGA
- a CDS encoding DUF2169 family type VI secretion system accessory protein, whose product MPHAELQNETSFAFEQVYVADEDGRPLLALVVKATYDLRKDGLYLAEKQVPVDLGGKSWGEPGESSYKFEPEGAFFKPATDVVLIGHAYPPAKGATETLVALQVGPLKKAIRVLGERVWFRSMGRVAATPPLAFEKLPLTWERAFGGWDRMDSASPTFEPRNPVGVGFRASPRHFEEGLRLPNLEDPAEPLREFGQRVTPVGFGFTAPHWQPRARYAGTYDEAWNKTRKPLLPTDFDRRFFNAAAPGLAVSGYLKGDEAVVLMNASPRGRLAFMLPRQAPPAITVRLGGSIAPEMHLDTVILDTDAHQVMLLWRGHIPLDRGPHDVRSIDIRMV is encoded by the coding sequence GTGCCGCACGCAGAACTCCAGAACGAAACGTCCTTTGCCTTCGAGCAGGTGTACGTTGCGGACGAGGACGGCCGACCGCTGCTTGCGCTCGTGGTAAAGGCCACCTATGACCTCCGCAAGGACGGGCTTTACCTAGCGGAGAAGCAGGTGCCGGTCGACCTCGGAGGCAAATCCTGGGGAGAGCCTGGCGAGTCCAGCTACAAGTTCGAGCCGGAGGGGGCCTTCTTCAAGCCAGCTACGGACGTGGTGCTTATTGGCCATGCGTACCCTCCCGCGAAGGGTGCCACCGAGACCTTGGTGGCGCTGCAGGTGGGCCCCCTGAAGAAGGCCATCCGGGTGCTGGGCGAGCGCGTCTGGTTCAGGAGCATGGGGCGCGTGGCCGCGACCCCACCGCTTGCTTTCGAGAAGCTGCCCCTCACATGGGAGCGTGCTTTCGGCGGTTGGGACCGGATGGATTCCGCGAGCCCCACCTTTGAGCCGCGCAACCCTGTAGGGGTGGGCTTCCGCGCCAGCCCACGTCACTTCGAAGAGGGGCTGAGGTTGCCCAACCTGGAGGACCCGGCGGAGCCACTGCGAGAGTTCGGCCAGCGGGTGACGCCCGTGGGCTTCGGCTTCACCGCGCCCCACTGGCAGCCACGTGCGAGGTATGCGGGCACCTATGACGAGGCGTGGAACAAGACGCGCAAGCCGCTGCTGCCCACCGACTTCGACCGGCGCTTCTTCAATGCCGCCGCGCCGGGCCTCGCCGTCTCGGGCTATCTGAAGGGTGACGAGGCTGTCGTCCTCATGAACGCCTCGCCCCGGGGGCGGCTCGCCTTCATGCTCCCGCGCCAAGCGCCTCCGGCCATCACCGTCCGCCTGGGAGGGTCTATTGCCCCGGAGATGCACTTGGACACGGTCATCCTGGACACGGATGCTCACCAGGTGATGCTCCTCTGGCGGGGACACATTCCGTTGGACAGAGGACCCCATGACGTCCGGAGTATCGACATCCGGATGGTGTAG
- a CDS encoding DUF4150 domain-containing protein has product MANTVGVNKLSVVTKDSNGVTMAFPDVCKTPSPGGPIPIPYPNVATSSDSAKTADSVTVAGKPLCVKDSNFSTSTGDEAGTAGGGVVSSKTKGKAEFVNFSFDVKAEGKNVARALDLMLHNDKNTPPTPLMQSPLVTRGESEEKPKCPCCGRPRK; this is encoded by the coding sequence ATGGCGAACACCGTCGGTGTCAACAAGCTCTCCGTGGTGACGAAGGACAGCAATGGCGTCACCATGGCCTTCCCGGACGTCTGCAAGACGCCCAGTCCGGGGGGACCCATTCCCATTCCCTATCCCAACGTCGCGACGTCCTCGGACTCCGCCAAGACGGCCGATTCCGTCACCGTGGCGGGCAAGCCCCTGTGCGTGAAGGACTCGAACTTCAGCACCAGCACGGGGGACGAGGCTGGCACTGCGGGGGGCGGGGTGGTCTCCAGCAAGACCAAGGGCAAGGCCGAGTTCGTCAACTTCTCCTTCGACGTGAAGGCGGAGGGAAAGAACGTCGCCCGCGCGCTGGACCTGATGCTACACAACGACAAGAACACCCCTCCCACCCCCCTGATGCAGTCCCCCTTGGTGACGCGAGGCGAGAGCGAGGAGAAGCCCAAGTGTCCCTGCTGCGGGAGGCCTCGGAAATGA
- a CDS encoding DUF1877 family protein, producing MSLLREASEMSANCLFLALPQNVWEQLRSEPQTGLDVPTSPVLYVKEAGGGYAFRGLTLQEDVVDALQFLVGDADEPESSVPFVGPRASARPIDESVGQPTPLDGQAWYLAPDEVRRAAVGLARVAAQELASRFDAEELEDSGLVKLAEGLDHLEPWMEEDLPALQQSYSELVEYFQQAAERREGMLVLLEDGPVSALDLGME from the coding sequence GTGTCCCTGCTGCGGGAGGCCTCGGAAATGAGCGCCAACTGCCTGTTCCTCGCTCTGCCCCAGAATGTCTGGGAGCAGCTCCGGAGCGAGCCGCAGACCGGGCTCGACGTCCCCACCTCCCCGGTTCTCTATGTGAAGGAAGCGGGGGGCGGCTATGCCTTCCGCGGGCTGACGCTCCAGGAGGACGTCGTGGACGCGCTCCAGTTTCTCGTGGGAGATGCGGACGAGCCAGAGAGCAGCGTGCCCTTTGTGGGGCCCCGGGCTTCGGCCCGTCCCATCGATGAGTCAGTGGGCCAGCCGACGCCGCTCGATGGTCAGGCCTGGTACCTAGCTCCTGACGAGGTCCGGCGGGCCGCAGTGGGGCTGGCACGGGTGGCCGCCCAGGAACTCGCCTCTCGGTTCGATGCCGAGGAACTGGAGGACTCCGGCCTCGTGAAGCTCGCCGAAGGACTCGACCACCTGGAGCCGTGGATGGAGGAGGACCTTCCGGCGCTCCAGCAGTCCTACTCGGAACTGGTGGAATACTTCCAGCAGGCGGCTGAGCGGCGCGAGGGCATGCTGGTGCTGCTGGAGGATGGTCCGGTCTCGGCGCTCGATCTGGGCATGGAGTGA